Genomic DNA from Desulfobacterales bacterium:
TGTTTATATAAGGCTTATTTACAAGAACTCCACCATAAAAATTTGGACCTCCAAGCTTTAAATTTAAAATGCCAGCGATTGCTGCTTCAGGATAGCCTGAATTTGGAGATGAATGATTAAATCTATTGGATAAACCTATTTTTATAGCCTTAACCCAATTTTGACTCAATTTTATTCTTGCAAG
This window encodes:
- a CDS encoding cobalamin biosynthesis protein — encoded protein: MSQNWVKAIKIGLSNRFNHSSPNSGYPEAAIAGILNLKLGGPNFYGGVLVNKPYINKEGNSCALKDINDTWKIIFRASIYSLFLLLMIRFLVTTIIFP